From Shewanella yunxiaonensis, the proteins below share one genomic window:
- a CDS encoding DJ-1/PfpI family protein, whose protein sequence is MAKVLIIAGDFVEDYELMVPFQALGMVGHKVSVVCPDKEAGDKIKTAIHDFEGDQTYTEKPGHLFTLNADFAGVCAEEFDALLLPGGRAPEYLRLNPQVITLVQAFAEQKKPIAAICHGAQLLAAAKVIKDKKISAYPACAPEVALAGAQYADIEVDDAVTDGLFVTAPAWPAHPAWLAQFNKLLN, encoded by the coding sequence CTAAGGTATTGATTATTGCTGGTGATTTTGTTGAAGATTATGAACTTATGGTGCCATTTCAGGCACTTGGCATGGTAGGCCATAAGGTCAGTGTTGTCTGCCCGGATAAAGAGGCTGGCGATAAAATCAAAACAGCCATCCACGATTTTGAGGGTGACCAAACCTACACCGAAAAACCGGGTCACCTCTTCACCTTAAATGCCGATTTTGCGGGTGTTTGTGCCGAAGAGTTTGACGCCTTGTTGCTTCCCGGCGGGCGCGCTCCTGAATATCTACGACTCAATCCACAGGTCATCACGCTGGTACAGGCGTTTGCCGAACAGAAAAAGCCTATTGCAGCTATCTGTCACGGCGCTCAGTTGCTGGCGGCCGCCAAGGTGATAAAAGATAAGAAAATTTCTGCTTATCCCGCCTGTGCTCCAGAAGTTGCTCTGGCCGGAGCTCAATATGCGGATATCGAGGTGGATGATGCCGTCACGGATGGGCTGTTTGTCACCGCACCGGCCTGGCCAGCGCATCCTGCCTGGCTGGCGCAATTTAACAAGCTGCTGAATTAG
- a CDS encoding ribbon-helix-helix domain-containing protein, producing the protein MCEIYSGTEAELFELKARSVRIDGVVTSIRLEAVFWKVIEDIAEEACISVAEFLTRIHREVLAKRGEIGNFTSLLRVACTTYLNGGKRLSL; encoded by the coding sequence ATGTGCGAAATCTATTCCGGCACCGAAGCCGAACTGTTTGAACTGAAAGCCCGTTCTGTGCGCATTGATGGTGTCGTGACCAGCATTCGGCTGGAAGCCGTATTTTGGAAAGTCATCGAAGATATTGCCGAAGAGGCGTGTATCTCGGTGGCCGAGTTCCTGACGCGTATCCATCGAGAAGTGCTGGCTAAACGTGGCGAAATTGGCAACTTTACCTCGTTGTTACGGGTAGCCTGTACCACCTATCTCAACGGTGGCAAACGGCTAAGCCTCTGA
- a CDS encoding class I SAM-dependent methyltransferase codes for MDDILNGQRQHWDNSFNNNGDMFGCAASAPAQWAAARLQQEGKPQLLELGAGQGRDTLFFAANGFDVSVLDYSTAGVAAINSKAQQAGLARQISAVCHDVRQPLPLADNSVDACFSHMLFCMALTTAELQQLSREVLRVLRPGGLHIYTVRHTGDADYGKGIHRGDDLYENNGFIVHFFSRDKVALLAQGYQQPELAEFEEGRLPRRLFRVTQRKP; via the coding sequence TTGGACGATATTTTGAACGGACAGCGGCAACATTGGGATAACAGTTTCAACAATAACGGCGATATGTTCGGCTGTGCTGCCAGCGCTCCGGCACAGTGGGCGGCAGCAAGGTTGCAGCAAGAGGGGAAACCGCAATTATTAGAACTTGGGGCTGGTCAAGGGCGTGACACGTTATTCTTTGCCGCTAATGGTTTTGATGTGTCGGTGCTGGATTACTCAACCGCTGGTGTCGCGGCTATTAATAGCAAAGCGCAGCAAGCTGGGCTGGCACGGCAGATTTCTGCTGTCTGTCATGATGTGCGCCAACCCTTACCTTTGGCCGACAACAGCGTTGATGCATGCTTTTCCCATATGTTGTTTTGTATGGCACTGACGACTGCTGAACTGCAACAGTTGTCTCGCGAAGTCTTGCGTGTGCTGCGCCCAGGTGGTTTGCATATTTACACCGTGCGTCATACTGGGGATGCTGACTATGGTAAAGGCATCCATCGAGGGGATGATCTTTATGAAAACAATGGGTTTATTGTGCACTTTTTCAGTCGAGACAAGGTGGCATTATTGGCCCAGGGATATCAACAACCTGAGCTGGCAGAGTTTGAAGAGGGGCGCTTACCCAGACGTTTATTTCGGGTAACTCAACGTAAACCCTGA
- a CDS encoding immune inhibitor A domain-containing protein: MRSQKNLVIGSVSMLFTCFVLLPPAVIAATQEVTVQQGSHKDDLPNPLEQNRRALRQQALEQQLSNKQKAKKVHQVAKGQFVELMREGEDTIWTVIAEFGEADSPYTILKSGQPGPLHNQIPEPDRSVNNSTIWAPDFSQTHYQELLFSDAADAISMRNFYKELSANRYAVNGDVTNWVQVPYNAAHYGRDWCGGTVCYTTWWFVRDSVTAWYNNQLAAGKTVEEIDEYLSQFDVWDRYDHDGDGNFNEPDGYIDHFQVVHAGEGQETGGGALGSDAIWSHRWYVQLTPIGADGPTLDDGSQVPYGGVRIGQSKYWIGDYTIEPENGAVGVFAHEFGHDLGLPDLYDTAGGQNSTGFWTLMSSGSYGSNGQPENGIGTEPMHMGAWEKLQLGWLNYEVAASGDKSEHKLGPATANTKQAQALFIILPDKTVVTAVGTPYAGDYFWYSGQGNLIDNAMSKVFDLPAGATLSAQVKYSIELDWDYAYLVVSTDGGASWQNVATSESTNTNPHGNNLGNGITGNSGGAWVTLSADLSAYSGEVLIGFRYVTDEAVMESGLQVDNIMVTGAPLEDAEADDGWSYRGFVRTNGTLSTGGFFNAYVAEYRNYRGYDNSLRDGPYNFGFMDNPQLYDWVEHYPYQDGLLISYWDASASDNNTSVHPGSGLILPIDAHPEVMYRADGQPWNLRAQSYDSTFGLDDTDALELHYRSQPSWHPSLPAVSIFDDMQQYWNPALPNAGVINPNTGTVIRVKSISAQGEFMQVEVTTSK, encoded by the coding sequence ATGCGAAGTCAAAAGAATCTAGTGATTGGTTCTGTAAGCATGTTGTTCACCTGTTTTGTGCTACTTCCACCAGCAGTGATCGCAGCGACACAAGAGGTGACCGTGCAGCAGGGTAGCCATAAAGACGATTTGCCTAACCCGTTAGAGCAGAATCGTCGTGCATTACGGCAACAGGCATTGGAACAACAACTGTCTAACAAACAAAAAGCCAAAAAAGTCCATCAGGTTGCCAAAGGGCAATTTGTGGAACTCATGCGCGAAGGCGAAGACACAATCTGGACGGTTATCGCTGAGTTCGGCGAAGCAGATTCGCCATACACAATTCTTAAGAGCGGCCAGCCTGGTCCACTGCATAACCAGATCCCCGAACCGGACCGCAGTGTTAACAACTCCACCATCTGGGCCCCGGATTTCAGTCAGACGCATTATCAGGAGTTATTGTTCTCTGATGCTGCTGATGCCATCTCCATGCGCAATTTTTATAAAGAGTTATCAGCTAATCGCTATGCTGTGAATGGTGATGTCACCAACTGGGTACAGGTGCCTTATAACGCAGCACATTACGGTCGAGACTGGTGTGGCGGTACGGTATGTTACACCACTTGGTGGTTTGTTCGGGATAGCGTAACTGCCTGGTATAACAACCAGTTAGCGGCAGGAAAAACCGTTGAAGAGATAGATGAATACCTCAGTCAGTTTGATGTTTGGGATCGTTATGATCACGATGGCGATGGAAACTTTAATGAGCCTGATGGCTATATCGACCATTTTCAGGTGGTACATGCCGGCGAGGGACAGGAAACTGGCGGCGGTGCATTGGGTTCCGATGCTATCTGGAGTCATCGCTGGTATGTGCAGCTAACACCGATCGGTGCTGATGGACCAACACTGGATGATGGCAGTCAAGTACCTTATGGCGGTGTGCGTATTGGCCAGTCAAAATACTGGATTGGCGATTACACCATTGAGCCGGAAAATGGCGCGGTCGGAGTGTTCGCACACGAGTTCGGCCACGATTTAGGCTTGCCTGATCTGTACGATACTGCAGGTGGTCAAAACTCGACTGGCTTCTGGACCCTGATGTCCTCTGGCTCATACGGGAGTAACGGCCAGCCGGAAAATGGTATCGGTACGGAGCCGATGCATATGGGCGCCTGGGAAAAATTGCAGCTGGGTTGGCTCAATTATGAGGTGGCCGCATCCGGAGACAAATCCGAACACAAACTTGGTCCAGCTACCGCGAATACCAAGCAGGCTCAGGCTCTGTTTATCATCTTGCCTGATAAAACGGTGGTGACCGCTGTAGGTACACCCTATGCGGGTGACTATTTCTGGTATAGCGGACAGGGCAATCTTATCGACAATGCTATGTCTAAGGTGTTTGATTTGCCGGCCGGAGCGACTCTATCCGCTCAGGTCAAATACAGCATTGAACTGGACTGGGATTATGCATACTTAGTTGTTTCTACTGATGGCGGGGCCAGTTGGCAAAATGTGGCAACCAGCGAGTCGACTAACACTAACCCGCATGGCAATAATCTGGGTAATGGTATTACCGGTAACAGCGGTGGTGCTTGGGTAACCTTGTCAGCCGATTTGTCCGCCTATTCCGGTGAGGTGCTCATTGGTTTTCGTTATGTGACTGACGAAGCGGTGATGGAGTCCGGACTGCAAGTTGATAATATCATGGTGACCGGTGCACCGCTGGAAGATGCTGAAGCCGATGATGGCTGGAGCTACCGTGGTTTTGTGCGAACAAATGGTACTTTATCGACAGGCGGATTCTTTAATGCCTATGTTGCTGAGTACCGTAATTATCGTGGGTATGATAATAGTCTGCGAGATGGCCCCTATAACTTTGGCTTTATGGATAATCCACAACTTTATGATTGGGTTGAACACTATCCATATCAGGATGGTTTGCTAATCAGCTACTGGGATGCTTCGGCCAGTGACAACAATACCAGTGTTCATCCGGGGTCAGGGTTGATCCTGCCGATTGATGCGCATCCTGAGGTGATGTATCGCGCCGATGGTCAGCCGTGGAATCTGCGGGCACAATCATACGATTCAACATTTGGTTTAGATGACACGGATGCGCTGGAACTGCACTATCGTAGTCAGCCCTCCTGGCATCCGAGTCTGCCAGCTGTCAGTATTTTTGACGATATGCAGCAGTACTGGAATCCGGCATTACCGAATGCTGGCGTGATCAATCCGAATACCGGTACGGTTATCCGGGTGAAAAGTATCAGTGCCCAAGGCGAATTTATGCAGGTAGAGGTGACAACGTCCAAGTAA
- the nifM gene encoding nitrogen fixation protein NifM, producing METQKQRYLTAKVATERFNLNPEFLSATQQTEVQLQVKQLGRLQQAILGAKEAAGVVLAPQQLDAAVAECAARFESAEAFAVSLAKQGLSEPGFRAALYDELLCEVILDKIAADVPPLSRKQAYEYYLTHQQQFSRGRLWYLKQILITINNDYAENQPDNARSRIRHVRELADSKDFAALALQYSECPSAMEQGLLGWCEESKLFPEIAAALPALQPGEVSAPIETELGFHLVLYTEMKPAKVASFHEAFPLLAQRHNERAKKYLQKQWLNTLMA from the coding sequence CTATCTGACCGCCAAAGTCGCCACTGAGCGTTTCAACCTTAATCCGGAATTTCTGTCAGCCACTCAGCAGACAGAAGTGCAGTTGCAGGTAAAGCAACTCGGGCGATTACAACAGGCGATTCTTGGTGCGAAAGAAGCCGCTGGTGTGGTGTTAGCGCCACAACAACTGGATGCCGCAGTCGCTGAGTGTGCCGCACGTTTTGAATCCGCAGAAGCGTTTGCGGTTTCATTGGCAAAGCAGGGACTCTCTGAGCCGGGATTCCGTGCAGCATTATATGACGAGTTATTGTGTGAAGTGATCCTGGATAAAATTGCCGCCGATGTGCCGCCGTTATCACGTAAGCAAGCTTATGAATACTACCTGACGCATCAGCAACAATTCAGCCGCGGTCGCTTGTGGTATCTGAAACAGATTTTGATCACGATAAACAACGACTACGCAGAAAACCAGCCCGATAATGCGCGCAGTCGCATCCGACATGTGCGCGAACTGGCGGATAGTAAAGATTTTGCCGCACTGGCGCTGCAGTATTCCGAATGTCCTAGTGCGATGGAGCAGGGACTGCTGGGATGGTGTGAGGAAAGCAAACTGTTTCCGGAGATCGCTGCAGCGCTGCCTGCATTACAACCCGGCGAAGTGAGTGCGCCCATTGAGACGGAACTGGGGTTTCATCTGGTGCTGTATACCGAGATGAAACCCGCCAAAGTAGCCTCTTTTCATGAAGCGTTTCCACTACTGGCGCAACGCCATAATGAACGCGCCAAAAAGTACCTGCAGAAGCAGTGGCTCAACACTCTGATGGCATAG